The following proteins are encoded in a genomic region of Magallana gigas chromosome 1, xbMagGiga1.1, whole genome shotgun sequence:
- the LOC105325248 gene encoding calmodulin-like protein 4, producing MAKFFSQTDIDKFRECFFFHARRGHISNEQELSLIMRSLGYSPTTKEVNKYFNKYAKDNKIEFASFLEAMHDQSSVENPEKELMNAFKAHDKERRGYVNASEIQHIMMSMGERLSRQEVDAIFREMGVQQGGQIRYNDFVKSLLTPVPDY from the exons AGTTCCGGGAGTGCTTCTTCTTCCATGCCAGACGAGGCCACATCTCTAACGAACAGGAGCTGTCCCTCATAATGAGGTCACTGGGCTACAGCCCGACCACAAAGGAGGTCAACAAGTACttcaataagtatgccaaag ACAACAAGATAGAATTTGCATCGTTCTTGGAGGCCATGCATGACCAGTCCAGCGTGGAGAATCCGGAGAAAGAATTGATGAACGCCTTCAAGGCACATGACAAGGAGAGGCGGGGCTACGTCAACGCGTCCGAAATCCAGCACATCATGATGAGTATGGGAGAGAGACTGAGCCGCCAGGAAG TTGACGCTATATTCCGAGAGATGGGCGTTCAACAAGGAGGACAGATACGCTACAATGACTTTGTGAAATCCTTGCTGACTCCCGTCCCCGACTACTAG